In the genome of Hevea brasiliensis isolate MT/VB/25A 57/8 chromosome 14, ASM3005281v1, whole genome shotgun sequence, the window GCCTAACAAGGTAGAAAattcataaagaaaaaaaaagaattgtaAGAAATTCATAGTAAATGTATAAAATCTTATAACAATAAGATCAAATATTGTGCTAATTAACAATAAGATAATTTATTTCCTAAAAAAACAATTTaagtatatttatataaaaagagaaaaaaaaaaagaaagctaaTTAACCTGAGATTATATGCAAAGCAAGAAATATCACGAAATAGTACCTGTAAACACCAGTCACATTGAAGATTAATTGCTTAATCTTTTTAGCCTTCGACGCCCTTCACCTTCAACCATCCTCACAAACCATATAGGTTTTCTTGTTTTAAACACAACATATCCCATTACAACACCAAATATTACTCCACATCCATACCCTGCCAATACAGCTTTCCATCCAAATCCATTTTTAGACTTGGAATCAATTTCTTTTGATGATGTTGGTTGTTGCCTCTCCCCATTGTCACATTTTTCTAGCGGAAATCCACACAATCCCAAATTCCCTTCATATGAAGTGTTATCAAATGTGTTGAACTGCTTTCCTTCGGGTATAGGTCCTTCAAGTTGATTATGTGAAACCCGGAACACTTCCAAAAATGTCAAATATGTCAATTGCATTGGAATCCTTCCAACAAGAAGATTTGAAGAGAGGTCTAATGATTCCAAATTGCTCAAATTCCCCAATGATGGTTGAATATTGCCTGTGAGTTGATTGTGAGACAAGTTGAGCAACTTAAGTGATTTAAGTTTTCCAATTGACTGTGGGATCTCCCCTGTGAATTTATTGCCCGACAAATCAATGGATGTAAGAAGTGTGTGGATTTTCACCAACTCAATCTCTAAGCCTTTGAGTGTCAGACTCACAGAATAATCATAAGAAGGATGATTTGGCGCCCCCATGTATTTCATATTCAAATCAAAGATCATCATTGCctttaaattgttgaaatacTCCGCAGGTAGAGGTCCGCTAAACAAGTTGTTGGAGAGGTAAAAAATTCGTAGCTTTGAGAATGAATAATTGGTAGAGGTCCCTTTCACCAAACcatgaaatttattggattttagaATTCGAATTTGTAGCTTCGAAAGTGTTGCCAGAAAATGGGGGAATGTGTCATCTATATTATTGTTTCCAAgatctaaaatttccaaatttatacAATTGCAGATGGAAGGTGGAATTTTCCCTTGCAATTGGTTACCATTAAAGTTCAAATATCTCAAGTTGCTGCCTACTGAAAACGTTTCAAGGATGGTTCCATGGAATTTGTTCATGCCCAAGTGCAATACTGAAAGATTGTTGCTGAAATTTCCCAAACATTGTGGCATGGAGCCGTTCAAACTATTGTTTGACAGGTCAAGAATTTGAAGAGAATTTAACTCGCAAAATGCAGAAGAGACTTCTCCTATCAATTTGTTGGATGAAAGAATAAGAACACTCAAGTTCACAAGTTTGAAAATTGAACTTGGAATTCGGCCATGTAACAAGTTGTTGGATAAATCGAGGTATACTAAACTTGAAAGCCTGCTTCCTTGGAAAGTGATGGGACCTGTAAAATTGTTTGAAGTTTGTAAAATAATTAGGAATTTGACCACTGAGATTGTTGTTTTGGAGTTCCAAAATTTGATACTGTAAATGAGGAGGGAAACTcaccattaaaattgttataggagAGGTCCAATGAAGAGAGTTCTTTAAGGCTTCCAAGTGAGGATGGAATTTGACCACTGAGATTGTTGTTGTTGAGCCACAAAATATCAAGCTGTTTAAGGTTTTCAAAGGAGGAGGGAATCTCACCATTAAAATTGTTACAGGAGAGGTCCAATGAAGAGAGTTCTTTAAGGCTTCCAAGTGAGGATGGGATTTTACCACTGAGATTGTTGTTGTAAAGGTTCAAAGTACCAAGCTGTTTAAGGTTTCCAAATGAGGAGGGAATCTCACCACTAAAATTGTTATAAGAGAGGTCCAATGAATAGAGTTCCCCAAGGTTTCCAAATGAGGAGGGAATCTcaccattaaaattgttataagAGAGGTCCAATGAATAGAGTTCCTCAAGGCTTCCAAGTGAGGATGGAATTTGACCACTGAGATTGTTGTTGTAAAGGTCCAAAGTTTCAAGCTGTTTAAGGTTTCCAAATGAGGAGGGAATCTCACCATGAAAATTTTTATAGGAGAGGTCCAATGAATAGAGTTCCTCAAGGCTTCCAAGTGAGGATGGAATTTGACCACTGAGATTGTTGATGCGGAGGTCCAAAGTTTCAAGCTGTTTAAGGCTTACAAATGAGGAGGGAATCTcaccattaaaattgttataggagAGGTCCAATGAATAGAGTTCCCCAAGGTTTCCAAGTGAGGATGGAATTTGACCACTGAGATTGTTGTTGTAAAGGTTCAAAGTATAAAGCTGTTTAAGGTTTCCAAATGAGGAGGGAATCTCACCATGAAAATTGTTATAGGAGAGGTCCAATGAATAGAGTTCCTCAAGGCTTCCAAGTGAGGATGGAATTTGACCACTGAGATTGTTGACGCGGAGGTCCAAAGTTTCAAGCTGTTTAAGGCTTACAAATGAGGAGGGAATCTCACCACTAAAATTGTTGTAAGAGAGGTCCAATAAAAGGAGTTGTTTAAGGCTTCCAAGTGAGGATGGAATTTGACCGCTGAGATTATTATGAGAGATGTCCAAGTTAATGAGTTGAGTCAAGTTACCAAACAATTCCAAAGTTGAACCTCCAAAGTTGCAGGCACGAAGTTCCAGTGTTTCCAAGGACTTTAAATTACTAATGAAGTCATGGTCTAAATATATTGGAATTTTTGTCCCAGAAAGAGACAAGGAACGGAAGGAGTTTTTCCAATTATGCCTAGGTAGGGAACCAGTGAGATCTTCATTGCCCGATAAATCGAGCAATTGGAGTTTTGGTCGTCGAATTATGTTGTCTGGGAATTTCCCTTGCAATTCACAAGAGGAGAGTGCAAGTGATGATATAGAAGAAGACAAATTCATCAAGGAACTAGTTGCAACCGACGACAGGTTTAGATCACTTAGGTCCAATTCCTGTAACTGGGTTAGGTTTTGAACAATCTCGTTAAAAACAGTGGCTTTGAGTATCAAATCATAATTCCTTGAAAGATCAAGAGATACCAAACCAGCAAGATAAGAAATTTCAAGTGGAATTTGGCCCTCAAAAACAGAGTAATTTAGGTTAAGATATGTTAAattcaaaaattggccgaactgAGGTACAATTTGAGAGTTGTTGAAATCATTGTTAGAGAGGTCAAGCTTTTGGAGATGAGGAAGGAAGAAAAGAGTATTATTAGAATGGATGGTACCATAGAGCAAACTAGAAGAAAGGTTAAGGCCAATTACGTTACCCGTTTCTATGTCGCAAGTGACCCCATCCCACAAGCAGCAATCTGTGCCCTTTTTCCAAGACTCAGTTTTGGGATAAGGCCTGGGGTAAGGGAAATCCCAGGGAGAGGCATTACTTCTAATGGAAAAGGTTTTCTTGAATTGGAGCAAGGCAAGACTCTGGTCATGTTGACACGGCATGGCTGGAGAGGAGGAATTGaaagaaaaaggtaaagaagaaGCAGCTCGGAAATGCAAGTGAAACAAAAGGAAGCAGAGAAAGTGAGCAAGCCATAGTAGACTAGCCATTCTCCTGAAGTGGAAAGCTAAAGTTGAAAAGTTGAGTTACTAAAAAATCAGTGTAAGCATTTGGTATTTATATTCCGaatgaaagaattttggagtttggagGGAGTTTCCTAAAGTCTGCAGGGCGTGATGACTGAAGACCAAATAAAGAAGCAGATAAATGACTCGCTCTTCTTTTACTTTTCATTCTTCAACACTTATAATTGTGTTGGACTCTACACtaacaaaaaatatttattattttaaaaaaaaatttcttaactCCTATAGTAGGAGACGTAACTGAATTTGCATTGCTCAAGAGTCCACACAAGTTTAAATAATAACAGTAGTAATCTAATATACATTATAATGCTAAAATTGAGAAATCATAGTTATAATTAAATGCCAAGTGGTTTAATATGGCATTAAAATTagtaaattaactttaattaaaggaATTGGGAATTAGGAAAATATTGTTaggaaaaaataaattattattattttataaaattcattctcCTTTTACCTTTTCTTGTTTCTTAGTTGTATAGTTATTTTATGATTTGTTTGGATTGAGAGAAATGGagagaagggaaaaaaaaatgatttcttcaattcttcttgtTTAGACATTAAGTAGGATACAGAAAGAAGGAGAATAGAAATAAAATTTCATCTCTCAAatccttttaattaattaatacaaaataTTTTCCTTCAAATTGGAGTGAAATAGAAGAAAATGTAGGAATACGaaaatgttattcatattaaattttctttcttttttttttctcttcattttACCTATTAACTTCCTCTTTATTTCGCTGCACAATTAAGGATACAACAAAGGGTCAGATACCAAATATAGATTTTGAAAGTTTAAAATATCCTCTTCCAGgtgcttcaatttcttctacatcCCTTTTTGACACTCTCCTTCCTTCATTCACTCATTCACAATCAAGGATTGACTAAGCTAAATATGAATTtgctatgagaaaaaaaaaaaaaatctgcattCTTCAGCCACCAGTCTTGCTCTTCCAAATGTGAAGGAGCCTTTACATCAAGAAATAGTGTGATCAGTTTCAATCCAAGCATAGGCGTCAATGCCAAGGCAGGGAGTTAATGACCTTAACTAGTTCACTGTTCAAAGTCTAATGGTGCAATTGCTATCTCAATCCAAGCTTCAAGTCACGTCAAGATGACTTATAACCATCAATATGTTTGGAGTATCAATTTCCGTAGGGTTCACAAAAATAACCTTAAGTACACAAATATATGGTACTAATCAACTGCTTCAATGAAGACAACTGTGGCCGTGATGACAAAGGCATGGATTTTAATGGCTAAACACTCCGTTTTCTCTTGTCCATTTTGCAGAGATAAAGCCTGTGACTTGACTTGTCATTTTCAATCAATTCATCTCTCTTCCTAATCCATTGAAGACTTGTAATTAGGGGCGTTTCGGAATAGAGGCGCTAAGACAatgattaataatataatatataagtcTTTGTTCATATGTGACAATAGTATCTCAAATTCTTTGGTGagtataaattaaagttaaacaCATTTTCTGATTTTGCTTTTTCTTTGATTGTTAGACATatcaatcaatttataaattgaatgatgaattcttcttcttcattaTATTCTACACCATTCTTTACGTATAACGAGTGAAATTTAATTTCTATGACATTTAGTTTAACAAGCATTTAATTAGATGGATTCTCAAGCCTGATTTTGCTTTTCTTTGATTATTAGACATatcaatcaatttctaatttgAATGATGACTTAACTTTATTCTTCACTATATTCAGCACCATTTTTTTACGCATAACAAGTGAAATTTAATTTCTATGACATTTATTTCCATAAGCATTTAATTAGATGGATTCTCAAGTCATTACTAGCATTTTTTTTTGGCAATTGATtttgatagaaacttaaaacttcACAGTTTTGGAGATAATTTTAGTACTATTAAGCTTAGCATAaaataatgataaattaaaaactcaagtatatattttttttcattcataaattaTGATATTTATGAAAAATATCCCTTGGACCAATTGAAGTGAGATCTTGACAAAGTTGCTGAAAGAGAAAATGTCCTCACCTTCCAACTAACGTTGAGCTAAGTTCAAGTGTTCCATGATGCAAAATAGCTCCTAACCGGTTAATGTAGCATGTCACAAGGTAGTgattaggcttttttttttttttttttaattattcatagGAGCTCTAAAGATTGTATAATATTTGGTTGATTAGAAAACAGAAGATAGTCCTTTCTATTAAATAACTTTCACCATATAGGTGATAACTCACAGTTAGTAATTAGGGAACGTCAAATTCGAAAACTTCTTATTCCCTACACCTTTAGGTATAGTAATTAGCTGATTTAGGTAATCAATGCAAATATGTATGCATATGCTATAACAATTTCAAGTTTAGAGATTTTGATTTTAAGAATTTCGAGTAGTggattaaatttttagtttattttctttttttttttattttttagtgtatattttatttttgattaattatgaaacttcgaaattttgtaaattgtaatgttcaaaagttcgttatttaaaatatttaaatagttttattATATAAAAGTATAAATTTTTTTCATATCAATTTCAGTTTATTGTTGTTAGAATAATGCTTTTGGACTGCACGTAACCTTGTTTTACTAATTCAAAATTTGAATATTTCCTTGTCAATAATTAATTCCTATTCTTTAGGAAACTGTTAGTCTTACTTGAGATTTTGTGGATCACGTAATCAGCTGCTAGGACTtagaatttttattgaatttctgTTATTCCAAGTTCTATATATGTAAGCTTGGTGAATCAAATAAAATATATCTTCTGCTGTTATATTCTATTATTCTCTTCCATATATACCAACAATTGTCTTAAATTATCACTAGAATAAAACTTTTATCCTCATTAGGAGGAATCCATCAATGTATGAAGACAATCCTATATGAAGACAATGTATGGCAGCTATAATTGCTATCTCAATCCAAGCTCCAAAGGAGGTTTCACTCAAGAAGACTACTTCTAACCACCAATGCATATAATGTTTGGGAGTATCACTTCAAGCCAAAACAATAAGAAGTATATAAATACATAATAATAGTTGGCTGCTTCTATGAAAATAAGTATGGCTTTGAAGACCAAGTCATGAATTTTAATGCCTTCAACACTCTATTTTCCCTTATCCATTTTCTAAAGATTAAAGCAGTGACTTGACTTGTCATtttcaattataaaattttaataaaaaattttaagaaattcatTGACACACCTACCTATTAAGCCAAATTTGCATACCATTTCTTGGGGTTGGTTGGTTTGGGTTGAAAACTACACCACCCATCAAGTGGCGGGGAAAAAAACAGTGATCTAGATTGCTAATGCTATACTAACTATTAATTATTTctgtctgaaaaaaaaaaaataatgaagctGCAGTAGAGTCGAAATCCCAATTGATAAAGAATTATGAAACTTCAGTGCCTTCGAGTCGAAATCCTAATTGATAGAGAATTAAGAAACTTCAGTGCCTTCGCGCTTAAGCTTAAGGAAGTTTAGTTTGGCTCAGTTAAATTTGCAAATAGAGTGAAAATGGTGAAATAGATTCATTCCTGTGCCAAGCCACAGGCAAAGTGCACAAACTCCTTACCGCCTAGTAACTTCGTTGAATTTATTAGGTTATACAATAAAATATTggcttgtaatatatatatatatatatattttatataataataaatgacattcaaattttaaatatcttaattaaaattaaaatatatttacttCTAATCAGAGGAGATCTCCTTCAGAATAGAGCCCCAAGGTTGTGATTAATAACATAATAAGCCTTCATTGGTATGTGGCAATGGTAGattaaattctatttttttatCATATTCTGCACCGTTCTTTACGCCAAACAAGTGAAATTTAATTTCTATGACCTTTATTTCCACAAGCATTTAGTTGGATGGACTAACAAgtggaatttaatttttatgacctTTATTTCTACAAGCATTTAATTGGATGGACTCTCAAGTTTGACTTCGCTTTTCTTTGATCGTTAGACATATCAATCCACTTCTAATTTGAATGATGACTTAAGTCTTTTATTCACCATATTCTACACCATTCTTTAGGCCAAACAAgtggaatttaatttttatgacatttatttTCACAAGTATATAATTAGATGGATTCTCAAGTTTGACTTGGTTTTTCTTTGATTACTAGACAATATCAATCAATTTCTAATATGAATGATGACTTAACTCTATTCTTCTCCATATTCTACACCATTTTTTAAGCATGACAAGTGAAATGACATTTATTTCCACAAGTATATAATTAGATGGATTCTCAAGTTTGACTTGGTTTTTCTTTGATTACTAGACAATatcaatcaatttctaatttgAATGATGACTTAACTCTATTCTTCTCCATATTCTACACCATTTTTTAAGCATAACAAGTGAAATGACATTTATTTCCACAAGCATTTTATTAGATGGATTCTCAAGTCACTACTATagcatttttcttttttataattaattttcattgaaaCTTAAAACTTCATAGTTTAAGTTTAAGAGATGACTTTATTACTATTAAGCTAAGCATTACttgtttttttaattataaatgttgacatcactaacacattaaaaaaaagaaagaaagaaaattattCTTCTCCAATGTAAAGAGAAGCACAATACCATTAATGTCGTTCAAGGTTCACTGCTAAATAGATTATTCTATCAGTTATTTTAAATGTTATTGTACATAATATTTCtggatttatttaaatatatagttaaatccttgaatttttttttataagcatacATATCATTAACCAAAAGTCAGGAAAAACATAGCATACCTCGCTCATTTAAATGTGCAATTTCTAActttagtattttaattaatcaaaACGGATTTCACATAATCATAACATTTTACTCCATATAGATATCACCCCATAATTTGTAGgtttatatatcattaattctgtaATTTTGAAGACATTATATTAGAGCACTTAATTttctcaattaattaaaaaaaatgataaatgaaTAAATTGCGATATATATGAAAGATATCCCTTGGACCAACTGAAGTGAGATCTTGACAAAGTTGCTGAAAGAGAAAATGTCCTCACCAACCGACTAACATTGAGCTAAAGTTCAAGTGTTCCATGACGCAAAATAGATCCTAACCAGTTAATGTAACATGTCACAAGGTAGTgactatgttttttttttttttttttaaatttaatttaattattcataGGAGGTCTGAAGACTATATAATATTTGGTGGATCACAAGCAAGAGATAGCCCGTTCTATTAAATAACTTTCACCTAACGGGTGATAAACTCACAATTTGCATAATTAGGGAAAGTCTCGAGAACATCTTATTCCTTATACCCTTAAACAATTTAGGTAATTGATGCAAATATGTGTACATATGCTTTAACAATTTTAAGTTTAGAGATCTTGATTTTATGAAATTCAAGTACTGGATTAGTTTtatagtcaattttttttttaatttttatgaaatattttatttgtgattaattgtgAAACTTCGAAATTTTTTAAATTGTAATGTTTaaaatgtttttttatttttattttaaatatttaaagattttaaattttttcatatGAATTTCGGTTAATTATGTTATATTGATCTCTAGATTAAAACTTTTATCCACAATAGGAGGAATCCATCAATGCATAAAGAcaattctataaaaaaaaataaaaataaaaataaagacaaACTTCACTTGTGCCAGAATAATCATAGGCTGAAATTTGGGCTTTTATTCCAAATTtgtgtttaaaatatattttaaaatgatagaattcttttgaattttcttacAATAATAGGAGCACGACGAGTAGGTAGGACAAGGTTAGTTTTCTCCTTTTTTCCATCCCTGCCTCATTAGGTATCAAGGAGGAGGACCCAAATGAAAATGGCCAAGGAGAAGGTAAAGCAGGAAGGGATTTCTCTTcattattctttaattttataataaataaaaatatatacttaaaatattttatcataaCGTGCAAATATACATCATATGAACACAAAAATTAAGGTGGATCGAAGTGGAGATGGAGGCGGGAAGCCTTAATCTCATCCTTGCCCCATTACCATTAATGGAGTGGAATTTCTTTTTGATTGGGCTGCTCACGTACTCACATTAGACCCATCCATATGGGCGCAAATTGGGAGAGCCATGGTTATGATCAATGGGATCCCAAATCTTGAAGGGGGCCTTGGATAGACCTTTTTAAATATGGTGTGTGACCTCGGTGATTTCATTCAACTGAATGGCAATAAGTCAATTGCACTTAATTAGCTTGGTTAGGTTTGGTATAAGACAAAATTTATTATCTTCATTTTTTCAGAAAAGGAATAgagagaaaaacaaaataaagtcATGCATGCTGCAACAATTAAAGAACCTACTCAGAGCCTCTTGCAACCGCATCAATCC includes:
- the LOC131173037 gene encoding receptor-like protein Cf-9 → MASLLWLAHFLCFLLFHLHFRAASSLPFSFNSSSPAMPCQHDQSLALLQFKKTFSIRSNASPWDFPYPRPYPKTESWKKGTDCCLWDGVTCDIETGNVIGLNLSSSLLYGTIHSNNTLFFLPHLQKLDLSNNDFNNSQIVPQFGQFLNLTYLNLNYSVFEGQIPLEISYLAGLVSLDLSRNYDLILKATVFNEIVQNLTQLQELDLSDLNLSSVATSSLMNLSSSISSLALSSCELQGKFPDNIIRRPKLQLLDLSGNEDLTGSLPRHNWKNSFRSLSLSGTKIPIYLDQFGNLTQLINLDISHNNLSGQIPSSLGSLKQLLLLDLSYNNFSGEIPSSFVSLKQLETLDLRVNNLSGQIPSSLGSLEELYSLDLSYNNFHGEIPSSFGNLKQLYTLNLYNNNLSGQIPSSLGNLGELYSLDLSYNNFNGEIPSSFVSLKQLETLDLRINNLSGQIPSSLGSLEELYSLDLSYKNFHGEIPSSFGNLKQLETLDLYNNNLSGQIPSSLGSLEELYSLDLSYNNFNGEIPSSFGNLGELYSLDLSYNNFSGEIPSSFGNLKQLGTLNLYNNNLSGKIPSSLGSLKELSSLDLSCNNFNGEIPSSFENLKQLDILWLNNNNLSGQIPSSLGSLKELSSLDLSYNNFNGPITFQGSRLSSLVYLDLSNNLLHGRIPSSIFKLVNLSVLILSSNKLIGEVSSAFCELNSLQILDLSNNSLNGSMPQCLGNFSNNLSVLHLGMNKFHGTILETFSVGSNLRYLNFNGNQLQGKIPPSICNCINLEILDLGNNNIDDTFPHFLATLSKLQIRILKSNKFHGLVKGTSTNYSFSKLRIFYLSNNLFSGPLPAEYFNNLKAMMIFDLNMKYMGAPNHPSYDYSVSLTLKGLEIELVKIHTLLTSIDLSGNKFTGEIPQSIGKLKSLKLLNLSHNQLTGNIQPSLGNLSNLESLDLSSNLLVGRIPMQLTYLTFLEVFRVSHNQLEGPIPEGKQFNTFDNTSYEGNLGLCGFPLEKCDNGERQQPTSSKEIDSKSKNGFGWKAVLAGYGCGVIFGVVMGYVVFKTRKPIWFVRMVEGEGRRRLKRLSN